The Plasmodium yoelii strain 17X genome assembly, chromosome: 8 DNA window ATTACTTATcgtaattcatatatataacacCATATGCAATACATAGAAAAAAAGCAATTCATGCACGATTGTAAACcataatatagatatataggcatatacatataaaatcaTAGGAATCATAAATCCATGAATATATGAACTTATTGATGGTGAACTGGTATGGTGTCTTAGTTATATATCGAGGACCAATAACATTATAGATGATATGGATGAATTTATTAAAGTTTTTCGTGGCGACATTTTTTATGCtcgaaaaaacaaaaaatatgttttgcTTGATatgtaataacaataaagctataaaatatgtattaaatataaaactaaataatatacaaGAAAAAGcgaaacatttttatataaacaattataatatagtttttaatacgaataaaaaaaacgtcaaaaaaaaaaaaaaaaaactccTGTTTTTATTGTCAAAAAATTTTGGTCACTTTGTCAATAGACAACAAGAAATcccttttcatattttaaaattaaataacaataatactAACATCAAAAGAAATAGATTGTTTCTTTTTGATCATAATTTTAGTAAACTTAAATTGTGTTCCCAAAATTATCCGGGTGCCACTAGATCATTTAATTcgatttttttgaataaaatgGACAATTATGAAGATAAACATAGATCTAACCGAAATAATGAAATGTCAAATGAAGAAACAAACGATACAAACGAAAACAACGATAAAATACAAAGTTGTATTCTAAAAAAGAAAGCAAATTTTATCGCAGATTTTAACGAcgaaaaggaaaataaaattcaaagAACTCATACAAATTGTGATGGAAgtgaaataaaacaaaacatATCTGGAAATGGTTGTAATAATgatcttaaaaaaaataacattttcaCCTTAAAAGAATTAGAAGAAATGCGAAAAAATAGCAATTACGTAAAAATAGATGATAGAGAAAATAACGAATTTAGCATAGAACTATATTTTGACTATAAAGAGTTAAAGCTTTTGAGAAAAAAAGATGAGCCATTAAGTTCGTTAAAAAATagattaatattaaatttgaaCAAATTATAccaaaaacaaaataagcAATTAAATtctatacaaaataaaaatgccaataaaataattgacGACAATGTAAAATCAGGAAAAGAGAAGGGAAACGCAACTACAgttaaattttatgataaggaaaataatataattgatGAAAACGGTATTTTGAAGGATATTattgataaattaaattatttagttatagatgaatataaaatatctatatataaaaatttatatgatttaaaaaaaatatatgtatctatGGATGTGTATGCCAATCATCAAATTATACCAGTCCATTTACCATTGGGGAAAATGGAAGATTATACTTATTATTGGGTTGATACCAATGATGAAACTATTTTAAACTCTTgtgatattttttacaaaccAACTAACGAAGATATATCAAAAAGAATCCAACTTGTTATATATGACAAAAACAcaccaattttttttcatgtcACTGAAGAAATCGAAGTAAAGTACCACCCATTTGAAGAGCAGCTTAAAATTAAAGAACAAAGATATTCTGATTTTCTTGTTCAATCCAATcaatatgataataataataataatgctaAAAACACAATCCGTATATTATCATACAACATACTTGCgcctatatatacaaatacaAAATATGCAACAGAATATATGTTCAGAAATATAAATCCTTGTTATTTAAAAACGAATTATCGATCACATTTACTGATTAGCGAGATAAATCATGACTTTGATATAATAAGTTTGCAAGAAGTTAGCGAATATTTAcatacaaatttattttgtgtatacttatatgaaaattattattcttcATATAAACCAAAAAGCCCACATGGAAATGATGGGTGCTCcttatttgttaataaaaaaaaatttagtcTTATAGAATATGAAAATTGCGAATTTAATACAGTCATAAGAAATCccgaattaaaaaatatatatgatacatttataaaaatatcagATGATCTTGatgaaattataaatgaaataaaaacagTATATCAGATAGGTATATTTATGCATAATAATagtcaaaatatatttattattgcaAATAcccatttatattttcatagcCTAGCTCAGCATATTAGAGTAATACAAGTTTATTGTATGTTacatattttagaaaaaataaaaaacaagtATAAAGACAAATACAAAAACaaagaaatatatgttatattaaATGGCgattttaatacaaatttcGAATCAGAAGTCTTCTCATTCTTGCAAGGTAATGATGTTATGgaaaattcaaaattatgGGAAAATggtaaattatttaaaaaggaatatgatgatttaaataaatatccTACTCTATTTAATATTGACAATAATTCAAATGACCAAAAAATTAACGGACCATATTTAAAcagaaaaaaatttttacCTTTATATTCCGCTTATAAAAAAGTAGATATTCCATATACAAATtggaataataattttattgatgttttagattatatttttttgtcacCTGAACTTAAAGTAAAAAGAGTATTAAAGGGGGTGGATAAGGATATTTTTGATCAATATAAAGGAATAGTATCTCCTTTCAACCCGAGCGACCATTTATCAATAGCTGCAGAGATAGAGCTATAACATTTTCTtccaaaattatattttttctacactattaaattagtaattaattcatatttataCACAGTTTCCccattcatatatatatacttaaatTTAATCATACATGTGTATTATATGCTTTTTAGTTGCtatttattttcctttttttgtaGTTGATAAATTGACAAAAAAACATGCTAtatattgcatttttttttaatttataaaaatacattaaatttttatacatatatgtagtATTCTCCATAAATTATTGCTTATTACTACATACTATATAAAAtggaattatattttttattttggtgCTAATTTCATTTGcttttattacatatattttgagATATAATACTAATAAGATAGTCAACTTTGTAGAATATCACCATTTTCctcattttaatattaataagatATACAATGTTATTCCATTTAATGGGCATTTGATACCATAACTCTTTTACGTGCGTCTCTCTATATATGTGTGCATATCTATGTTTCCAcatacacacacacatatatatatacatgctaCCG harbors:
- a CDS encoding endonuclease/exonuclease/phosphatase; protein product: MIWMNLLKFFVATFFMLEKTKNMFCLICNNNKAIKYVLNIKLNNIQEKAKHFYINNYNIVFNTNKKNVKKKKKKLLFLLSKNFGHFVNRQQEIPFHILKLNNNNTNIKRNRLFLFDHNFSKLKLCSQNYPGATRSFNSIFLNKMDNYEDKHRSNRNNEMSNEETNDTNENNDKIQSCILKKKANFIADFNDEKENKIQRTHTNCDGSEIKQNISGNGCNNDLKKNNIFTLKELEEMRKNSNYVKIDDRENNEFSIELYFDYKELKLLRKKDEPLSSLKNRLILNLNKLYQKQNKQLNSIQNKNANKIIDDNVKSGKEKGNATTVKFYDKENNIIDENGILKDIIDKLNYLVIDEYKISIYKNLYDLKKIYVSMDVYANHQIIPVHLPLGKMEDYTYYWVDTNDETILNSCDIFYKPTNEDISKRIQLVIYDKNTPIFFHVTEEIEVKYHPFEEQLKIKEQRYSDFLVQSNQYDNNNNNAKNTIRILSYNILAPIYTNTKYATEYMFRNINPCYLKTNYRSHLLISEINHDFDIISLQEVSEYLHTNLFCVYLYENYYSSYKPKSPHGNDGCSLFVNKKKFSLIEYENCEFNTVIRNPELKNIYDTFIKISDDLDEIINEIKTVYQIGIFMHNNSQNIFIIANTHLYFHSLAQHIRVIQVYCMLHILEKIKNKYKDKYKNKEIYVILNGDFNTNFESEVFSFLQGNDVMENSKLWENGKLFKKEYDDLNKYPTLFNIDNNSNDQKINGPYLNRKKFLPLYSAYKKVDIPYTNWNNNFIDVLDYIFLSPELKVKRVLKGVDKDIFDQYKGIVSPFNPSDHLSIAAEIEL